From candidate division WOR-3 bacterium:
CCAGTGGTCAAAATCAGGATTATCCTTCTCTTCAACAAAATAATCATAATGAAGGTGAAATACTTTTTGATTTTTTGGTGCAGTTGAATAGGATTCCATTTCTATATATTCCATTGCATGATGAGCATAAATCTTTGAAAAAGTTATATTCATAAATAAAAGTACACTTATTATTACAAATATTTTTTTCATTTTACCCCTCCTTTTTTGAAGGATTTGAACCTTTATTTGTGTTACATTTTTAAAAAATGTGTTACTGTTTAATTATACATTAATAAGAGAAGAAATTCAAGTTTTTAATTTATTTAAATTTCCTTTCCTGTTGTTGCGATATTTAATGAGCTATATTTTACACCCTTTGTAGATTTTAACTTATTTGAGAGTTTTTCTATATCTTTTGGTTTTCCCCTTGTAATAACTATTTCAAGGCAATTATTCTCATCAAGATGAACATGTTGTGAAGATATTATGATTTTATGAAAATGGTGCTCAATATTTAGTAATTTATTTACAAGTTCCCTTTTATGGTGATTGTAAATAAGTATTATTGCGCCTATAACCTCTTTACCTTCTATCCATTCTTTTTTGACAAGATATTCTCTTATTAGATCTCCTATAGCTTTTGACCTTGTTGGATAATTTTTCTTTTTA
This genomic window contains:
- the nikR gene encoding nickel-responsive transcriptional regulator NikR, which encodes MTKLKRFSVSLDRDLVSKFDKEIKKKNYPTRSKAIGDLIREYLVKKEWIEGKEVIGAIILIYNHHKRELVNKLLNIEHHFHKIIISSQHVHLDENNCLEIVITRGKPKDIEKLSNKLKSTKGVKYSSLNIATTGKEI